One window from the genome of Crassostrea angulata isolate pt1a10 chromosome 2, ASM2561291v2, whole genome shotgun sequence encodes:
- the LOC128174551 gene encoding uncharacterized protein LOC128174551 has protein sequence MQLTLIFGLIEITVAGQLCMNCRDLNSPHECYLVTRCGNHQQCYIEKYVRHNAIYYDLGCKSNVVCSSIGGPQTSIVGRRNVMVKEGAPDSFEVDFDEDDDGRFPVCESCCNTTACNNGGSCGVADYDYHNGRMCFNCKELSNPNDCDQVTWCDQDSHCYTSEITSGTGTANSHKIYHSACTGQSRMCGYSDENFKYSCCQTNLCNNQISSQQSQFVPIPTTKTTTTTKPTTTTTTA, from the exons ATGCAACTGACTTTGATATTTGGATTAATCGAAATAACAG tgGCAGGTCAGTTATGTATGAACTGCAGGGACTTAAACAGCCCCCACGAATGCTACTTGGTGACCAGATGTGGGAATCACCag CAATGCTACATTGAAAAGTATGTTAGACACAACGCCATTTATTATGACTTGGGATGTAAAAGTAATGTT GTCTGTAGCAGCATAGGTGGACCTCAAACATCAATAGTTGGAAGAAGGAACGTTATGGTCAAGGAAGGTGCTCCCGATTCGTTTGAAGTTGATTTTGATGAGGATGACGACGGTAGATTTCCTGTTTGTGAATCTTGCTGTAACACTACTGCTTGCAACAACGGAGGTTCTTGTGGAGTTGCag attaTGATTATCACAATGGACGCATGTGTTTCAACTGCAAAGAGTTATCAAATCCCAACGACTGTGACCAAGTTACTTGGTGCGATCAAGATAGT CATTGTTACACGAGCGAAATCACGTCTGGTACTGGAACAGCTAACAGTCACAAAATATACCATTCTGCATGTACTGGACAATCAAGG ATGTGTGGGTACTCCGATGAGAATTTTAAGTATAGCTGTTGTCAAACAAATCTGTGTAACAACCAGATCAGCAGTCAGCAATCTCAATTCGTTCCTATTCCTACGACAAaaacaacaacgacaacaaaaccaacaacgacaacaacaacagca
- the LOC128170889 gene encoding uncharacterized protein LOC128170889 → MLIILALICATLFCRGCNGSELAGHGTPVQFILERLFVLEEKVGKYEETIRLLERKLEKRDRTIAELKRIVQKQTLDIEYLQRADENRPILKSKSKPNLERHDEGLTNRNTRSTWYPISDAVAFYAYMRASEINPSRHHVIIFDVVVTNEGNAYNPNLGAFITPVDGVYAFNWNVIAHENNHIFTEIAVNSQSIGNAFADSGNHSDVSYSSVTVVKRLNAGDAVLIRTPAESNLASRGSIVSFHGGRSTFSGWRIF, encoded by the exons ATGTTAATCATCTTGGCTTTAATATGTGCAACACTTTTTTGCAGAGGATGCAATGGCTCTGAATTGGCAGGTCATGGGACCCCGGTCCAGTTTATTCTCGAAAGACTGTTTGTATTAGAAGAAAAAGTCGGTAAATATGAAGAGACAATTCGATTGCTAGAGAGAAAATTGGAAAAAAGAGACCGCACGATCGCTGAACTCAAGCGCATTGTTCAGAAACAAACTCTGGATATTGAGTATTTGCAAAGAGCTGATGAAAATAGACCGATATTGAAAAGCAAGAGTAAACCAAACTTAGAACGACATGACGAAGGTTTGACAAATAGAAACACAAGGTCCACCTGGTATCCAATCA GTGACGCTGTTGCATTTTATGCATACATGAGGGCAAGTGAAATTAATCCAAGCAGACATCACGTGATCATTTTTGACGTAGTTGTCACAAACGAAGGTAACGCGTACAATCCGAACCTAGGAGCGTTCATAACCCCCGTGGATGGTGTTTACGCTTTTAACTGGAACGTTATTGCTCACGAAAATAACCATATTTTTACCGAAATAGCTGTTAATTCACAGAGCATCGGAAACGCGTTTGCGGACAGTGGTAATCATTCTGACGTCAGTTACTCTTCAGTTACCGTAGTAAAAAGATTAAATGCAGGCGATGCTGTCCTGATCCGCACTCCAGCAGAATCGAACCTTGCGTCGAGAGGAAGTATTGTCAGCTTCCACGGAGGCCGGTCTACGTTCAGCGGATGGAGAATTTTCTAA